One Sesamum indicum cultivar Zhongzhi No. 13 linkage group LG14, S_indicum_v1.0, whole genome shotgun sequence genomic window, ttaattattattgtacaTTTATCTCGTAGCCAAAATCacatactaacaaaaaaactcATCTCAacccatttttttcctaagatgagatgaaataaaaacaaaatcattccACCAGAGGCTTTTACAGCATCTGCCATGAAAATCTCTAAGATGGGAAAACTTTCACTTATTTCATGTGTAGTTCCgatcaaagaagaaaatgagagaGGGCCCCGTGAATAAGTACACCCCCACATCATTGATATGTCAAGATCTAGTCCCCCCCTTGGGAAATATCTCTTGTCAGAGGTTTATACTTAGGATTGGGAGAATTAAATAAGTGTGAACCAAATTTCTACTATTGGAGtagtataaaatttattgcagTTTGCGACAACACGAGGTTATGTATGCCTTGGTGGATCATTGATTCCGGTCGTAGGTCGTTGGTCACTTTatgtttttgaaatagtattaAGATATAAGAAAAGAGCAAATTGTTAGGCTTGTTGGGAGGTTTCTAACTAAAATCCTTCGATGTCTAAATCAGTATCTTGCCATAAATGAAGTATAACTGGTGTAATTATAGTGTTTGAAACGGTACACTTATCTGTACCACGTGTCATGATCCCGCCTTATGTGTTGTCAGGGAATCAACGGTGCAGAGAATGGGTCATCTGAGTTGGGTCGCTGGGACGGGGCGGACGATCCAACCTGAATATTAAGGGTGCGGATCCATGtgataatttcttctttttgtgggtatttatgtaattgcaataataattagttattccTCTTCTTacacacataatatataaatatgaaatgaaatagaagatgTTTAAGATGCAATATAGAATGAGGGGGTGTTTTGCAAGTCCGAGGAAATAGTTCAGTTCCCattcatatgaaataaatgGAGATTGCATGAAGAAGGCAATGAACAGCGACAAAAGGTTGGGAATTGGAGAAATGGAGAGGACAAGTCATTTTCTTCCACACAAACGGAACAGTAGAACGGACACACTACACTTATTGTCACTCTCCTCGGTACCACACATGCATCCACCAAACACCCACACCCACcgcatctctctctctctctctctacgtGTCACGGCAGTTGTATGCATTTGTAGTAGGAAAATTCTTATCACGTCCAAAGAAATCACAAAgcaatttgtattttgataactttcttttaattataaactaattacataacaaGTTTAGTTTGAGTCCGACCAAACTGGTCCTATGTTTCGGTCAACATAAACAATTATTACGTTTCaatcctataaaaaaataaaacatcaaattgtgcaaaatgcctcaaccaaaaaaaagaaagaaaagatggaacattgatatatatatatatatatatgttgtgcaataaaaaaataaaatatatataaacacataataaagaaacaaattaaatttaatcagaatcaatcaaatcaaaactAATCACAGGAAGATTACATCATAACagccattaattaatatataatttcaaaaacaaatatacaatttGAAGTACCTAATAAACCCTTCTTACACTCAGAAGAGCATCAAATGTTGATATAGTTGTGAGTGTGCTCACAATGAAGTGATCTGTAGTCCCATAATTATAGGACGCAACCCGTCGTTATGGAATGAGTCGACTTACATTTTAtccctctatattttttaaaataattaaatattttttagtattttaaaaattaaaaaaaatccctcATAATTTCTAAAGTTCTGCACGAAAACCCTTTTTCATTAGAAACTAACATAAAGTGAGGGTGCACTCGCGCGTGATGTGGGTGGACATGGATTTTTTTTGCAggttttgactttttttttgttgttaatttacGAAAATGACCCTATATTGTGTTTAAAGTTACCCTAATCAAatatacttgttttaatattatttttaataacattttttacatttttgtacctctaaaaaataaataattttatcgttaaatatatttatttaaatatcaaaataaaaaaatatttttataaaattataatttaaattaaaaaatcaattgaaatcataatacaaaaaataatataccaacatcatctttaaaatttagatatttatatcgatgtaaatttaataagaacgatactttattaattaatttaaattaatactcaattaaaatatgttttaatatacTATTTactatgaataatatttatataaaattttattgaagaaataaaaataatcatatcaGGCGACAGCTATGGTCCAGTCCATCCATAGCCGACCGTGATGCAACGGTGGCCTAGCGCCGGGAAGGACGGCGGGCAGCATGAAGCCGTCAGAGTGGGTGGCGGGTGCACGGTGGGAGGGTGAGAGGGCCCAGGGGTGGGAGGTGGAGGGGGatgggttaattatatatctttttattttttataaataataatttatattttatatctataattataatatatttacatattgtattcaattaaatcttaatccttaataatttaagatctaaaaattgagaaagattGTTTTAATCCTACAGCTATTATACAATCTAAAAAATTCCAACGGCTATGAAAGAATTTTTATctgaattatgaaaatacGATGGGATGATATGCAATTTGACCTTACGGAATGCCCACGTATGTTCGACAAACCCACACACATCCGACAATGGGGTCTGCCGGATTCTCCGCTGTGTCCATTTCACCAACCCGGACGAGGCGGAGGAGTCTAGGGGTCATTCAGGAAATACTTCACATGTTCTATTAAAACTATATTATGTCTAAATCTATCTTGTCATTACTCATCCAACGAAATCTCGAAAAGAATGCTGACAGCTATGGGAAGTGGTCATCAAATAGATAAAGAAAGCTCATAGATTaagacataataataaataaacactTTACTGGTCTCTAATCGAGTTATAAAACCTATTTTAACCCTTCCAAGATCAGAGGATAAGATAAAGCCACCAGAATATTTAAGATTTCAGCTATGttctttctttcatctttATTATCACTATTAGGACATGATACAGTCTTAGTGCGCAACTGCATATTAAGACGTTTATCCCATAGCATACTTCTGAGTCCAGGATCGAGCAGTGGTCTCGTACTTGACTCTATCAGTCTTGTACATGTGAGCAATCTCAGGAACAAGGGGGTCGTCTGGGTTTGGATCGGTCAACAACGAGCAGATAGAGAGCAGCACCTGAGTAGAAACCCGTCATCAGATAGGCAATTAGAGGTGAGCAATTGACAGTTTCCAATGAAGGGGAGGGTGAATAAAAGGCATGTTATTGGTGGGAACTAAAATCAAAAAACAAGTTGGAATTAAGAAGAAATCGATATGATACCTTTGATATCGTTAGGGCGGGGCTCCACTGATCTTTGAGGATATCTAGGCAGATACTACCGTTGCTGTTGATATTGGGATGATAAACCTTGGTTTTGAAAGATACCTGCTTGGTGCACAAGTAGACAGAAGAATCAAGATTATCCATCAAGTTTTATCAACAAtagttaattaaaagtaaCACCAGAAGTAAAGAAGTCAATTTAGTCACGTCCCACGACCAAGGTCCTTGAGGTCACAATACAACAGTTCAAACAGCCTGGAGCAGGAGTTGCATAGATCTAGCTGAATTTAACTTGTATGTGATCCATGATGATGGAAACATTGATTAACCCCACCTATATTCTTTCTGCCTAGTTGCTTCAcatactagaaaaaatatataagacgTGGTTTCCTATACTCTATACCACATCTTGAAGACAATGTGCAATAAGTAACATTGCCTTTGCACTTCTACAACAACATCTACTAATATGTGACGAGGGATTGTTCCAGACTAAAGCCTGAGCACCATAGTCTTGTACCGACTATTATGTTAAATTCATACTAAGTCAAGAATCATGGAGAATACATAATTAAACCAATCAGTGGACAAAATGGAAGGAAGCGTAGGTTACCTTGGGGGGTTTAAATGGATAATCAGGTGGAAAATGAATAGTCACAAGAAACACCCCCCCAGAGAATGGGCTGTCTGAAGGACCCATAATGGTAGCTTGCCAATGGAACATATCTTCACCAACAGGCCCTGCAACATGTTACGAAAGCATTTTGAacttaaacaaacaaaataaattcaaatatttactcCAAATGTGACAGAGGCCAAAGTTCAAGAGATCAATATTGCTATAGGTCGTAAGTCCCTGCTTCCCCGCAGCCAGTGTAAGTAGGAtttttaagggaaaaaaaatggcaGCATGTCTAAAATAGGTGAAGATTAACAAGAAATCGCAGCTAAACCCTGCAACACAGCCTGTCAGAAATAAGAGAGAAGAACCAACTACTCAAGACACTGGAAAATATGTAAAGCCTCAATTGGATTTACTGCAATTACTATCTGTCAGACTCTCTAGTATTATCACTTTCTTTAAGGTCCTCAGCTGCCATTTTATTATGTTAACTTCTTccatttttaaatatcattATCAATCACCCAAACTAATAAGGTGGTAAATCAACAATTTCTAGAATAAATTAAGTGCAAGCAACAGCATCTTGACCACAACCCATTAACCTCCTTCCTTGAAGGTAAAGTAACATCGAGAATAACAGGTAGAGAGTCAAACTTGCAGTCACAACAATTTCCATCAGTTGAACACCTGACAAGAGACCGAGTTCGGAATTCCAACAGGAAAAAGAACAGACCAAGTGATCAAGGTTTTTGATGTTGGGTGCACCGAAAAGACTACTGGTTACTATGCTgagaaactatttttttggCTGTGTCTTAATGTGCTTGATTTGAACAGAATGCATATAAGTGTAACAACCACAACTTGATTAACAATTGTATTTGGCAGAGAGTCACATCTCACATGCATTGCAGTTCTTTGGTGTGAGGCACTGGGATGTCCCAAGCTCTTACCTTTTGGGAGAGCTCCAAGGATGTTGGCAGACAGACTTCTAAATAATTCATCTTAATGGTCATGAggatttctaagtcttcatcgTTGTATTCTCTCTCTTAATAAAGGTTCATTTTTTACAACCACAATGCAACTTACACAACCGTAGGAAAAACTCGATGAGGCTTTCAGCAGAATATACCAAAAAGAACTTTTCAAGACAGATATGAGccaaaaataaggaaaagaaTGATTATGATTACGGACCAGCACTGCAGGAGGCAGGAGGGTCCTTTTGCAAGTCCTTCAACTCTTTCTGGATTCTCTTGGAAGCCATCAGAATATCTTCTCAACAAACACCTATACAGCAAAATATTTCGTTGAGAAGGACTCTACGAAGAATGTCAAGCATAAGCATAAGTGTAAGAAAGTAATAATAGTATTCCAGGGATGTAAACTCGAACATCTATAACAAGGTCAAGTACTTACAAGCAAAACAATAAGCGAATAAAACTAATATGGGACTCTGTATAACCAAGATAATCCTAGTTAACCAACAACCATTCTTCACAGCCAACACAAAATCGCATGAAGCTACTCCGCGTGTACTGGCAGCAATAATTCTCCACTCACAACCCAATACAAAATCTGTGCTTTCCttcaattcctttttcttttactttctcGCCAAgtagaacaaaaaacaatcaaaattaactagaaaaaattgaactaaCCCGAGTCCATCACGAAGCCTAATCTACAATCCACCCaatgttaaattttcaaaccaaaaTCAACAGAAACAAAAGCGAAAACGCATAGTCCGGGGTCTCCCTTCATTCGTACAGCCATACTAGCGATTTCAGATACACAAACACCAGAAGAAATAACAAGTAAAACTTAAAACGCATCCCAAAgtataaattgcaaaaaaatactaacaaatcCAATAgaataacaaaagaaacaagaaacatTCACAAACAAGAATTCCACACCATATGATCAAATAACAACACTATCGAAATCCAAATCAAATAACATGCATGAATATTAACCCACAATTTTCGATCAAGAAATTCTTCCGGAGAGAAGAGAAAACAGATTCCAGGAAACCCAAAACTGAAGCAACCCCCAAAATTTAGGAAGATAGTTTCTGACGATTAGCACCttcaaagagagagagagagagagagagagagacctgATTGAAGCAAATAGATACTGTTGCGGAGAAGGGGTTGTAGGGAATTGAATAAATACGAGAAGAGAAGAAGCTGCCTTTTTGCGCTTTGCATCAGTAATAATCTGATGCGGCCACCCTTATATACACCTTCACCACCTCCCATCCCCATTGGCGGTGCCCAAAAGTGCCTTAATAATCAATACCGCACACGTGTGTTTACAGGATCGTGTTTTCCTCctcctatttatttattttcttttaataccATAAAGTCAATATCccatgtgattttttattttaattaattgcattaataatcccttaaaattatttatcaatttcacTCCTCACTTCTCAAATTTGatctgtttaaattaaaatttataattttaaaaattataacaattttaatatttttccacaATTAGCGAAAAATTCCACATTATTAGTCATATCAACACCTAAGTTGAGATTTATCGCGAATTTGATGACGTGgcaattcaattttttccaagtctaaaagaaaattattacgTGATGATATAACGagttctttttaaaattgaaattttttttttgtcaagtcattttttaaaacataatacGATGGACTGTCACATCATCAAATTCATCGGAAAAAACCCAATTTAAGCGCTGGCATAGCTGGTGACGTgaatttttcagttaaattgatccaaaaaaattaaaattatcacaatttttaaGTTATCAGACCAAACCACAATTACCTCGTGTATATTCTTCAAccatacatttaaatattaatattaattaaatgtgtcgataattttatattatatattctttaaaataataaactaaaaaatatcatgagtgtcaattatcatataaaaatgcGATTTAAACAGACAATATTCCATATTTACGGTCGGATTTCTTTGGCGTGCATTTAGATTTGAGCACTCTTAAatgtttcatatatttttaattcatttattaatggAATTAAAATTCTAGATTTATTTCGATTTTAGGACCAAATAGCTGGTgtgattgaattatttatttgctaactataattaactaaatctgtgaaaattaaaaaaaaattattatttttaatttattgtattttattgatagagttgaatatttgttatgaaaaACATTGATgtacttaataaaattaaatgtctTGACGTGATCGGAGTTTCGGGTGATTTGGTCTGagttaaatttgaaaacataCCTACAAAATAGAGGTCAGGGCACTAGGAAGTCTCTTAGTTGAGGATACTCCGAACCTTATGTCATAACGAGATCATGAGGTCTAATATAAATCGGAACAATTGCTCATACATGCATTCAATAATTTAACTGAATAAATAATGGGTCGAAGGTATTTACagtattttctcaatttacaCATAGTATCATGTGTATCCAATCATCTACCGCTGTAATTTTGGGTTAATTGAGTTGTTTTGGTTGGACATGCCCAACTCGAGTCAATAGACTTGGATCTTAGGCTCCCCTGCataatatatgtatctttTGGGGTATAGTTGGGGATGTAAACGAGTTGGACTTGAACTGAACTTGACCATATTTTACCGGTTTGAGCTCAAGCTCAAAGCACATATAAAGAACTCAAACTCGAGCTCATGAGCTCATCCCATCGAGTTGAACTCGAGCTCAAACTCATCAGCACAATTTGTACCTCGAGCTTAACTTGACCATATTTTACCGGTTTGAGCTCAAGCTCAAAGCACATATAAAGAACTCAAACTCGAGCTCATGAGCTCATCCCATCGAGTTGAACTCGAGCTCAAACTCATCAGCACAATTTGTACCTCGAGCTTAACTTGtaccccttttttttttttttttttttttggaaaaatctATACAATAAGTTGagtcaattttttgttaatcaaCGAACTATTTAAAAAGCCAAATAAATCATACAAAGCCACAATACAAATAGATTGCATATATGTATcgtagtataaatatatactcacaaataaatatatttttaattaattattagaacttattaatttataaaagtacaCGAGATTACAAAttgatattgaaatataatataaaaaaaattcatatgcttcatattaaataactatttgcaAAATAGAATAtcgaatttattaaattatcaattaatcttattttatatagaaattagtcaacataaataaaaatattatattttattattatttaaaattaaatatgaatagtCATTAATAGTTGTaatatatggtgaattttgtataaagttgatacaatattaaatatgtctCGTGAGATCTCAAGCAAAAATTTTCTGACTCGAGCTTGTGAGCCCGCTCGACTGATCCGGCACttctagatgtaattttcttttgtcatttttctcatatcataatatattttatgatataattatttttttaaaaaaacacaaaatatatgttttttttcagaaaaaaattaaaactaattacTCTTATTTAAGCTGCCATTGGCTGCCTGGTGGAAGAAGCATATGATCTGATGGGACGCACGGGAGCTGATACGTGGTGGGTAAACCACTAATCTTGGAGCGATCATTATAGCAatccaaagaaaaattaaaaatttaccaaagcAAAACGTGTAATCATTCATAGCACACTTCGCCGATTCACATTTCGCTTCAGTTCTGACAAATTTATGATCCAGAGcaattcttttcctttttctttctcgccaAAGGTGGGATTTTGCCAGCGTGAAAATCCAGCTTTGTTCTGCGTTTTTAACCATAAAGAACCAAAAGGGTATTTGGTATTAGGGGAGCTCTTATAGTGATTCTTGATCTTGTTCGCAATCAGCAAAGAAAGATTCAGCTTTTGCCTATTAAGATTTCTGTGTGTTAGAAGAAGGTTCTGTGTCTCGTCTGGAtgccttttcttgatttttgctATTAAACGATTGGTGTGACTCTGTTTTGTGATTGTTGGGGAAGACAAGAATGTGTATGATTTAGATATCTGATGTGTGGGGGTGGGCATTTTGATCTCTGTTGGGATCTTCAACATTAGAACTGAGAGGGGCGAAAAAAAGTCACTTTTTCTGGATAAATTATCTGTGGTAATATGCATGATGATAAGCTTTAATTTGCATTAAAATCATTAGCTATATggaattttaatcaattttggaGTTTCAAGTTAACAGAGACTTCTGTTTTTAGGTGGTTAGAAGGTCATATCCCAATCCTTTAATTTGCTGTTATTCAGTTCTGTCATTCTATGTAGCATTTGGTGGCTCTTGATTTCCCGGTAGAGGATTGAGGGTGGAGAGTTGGATGGTGATTGGGGTGTTATGGACTTTGGATTAGGCGTTTGTGTTTCCTAGTTTTCGGTGGAAACCTTGtatcttgtgttttttgtactcttgttttctttaaGAATACATAGGAAGGAAGGAAGCCCGtgtttaattttggaaaactTAGAAGCATTTGTCGTTCTAAGttactttcatattttactttcGTCGATGTGATACTATAGTCCCATTCTTactccttttgtttttgttttcgtATTCGTTTTGCATAGGCTACTACTTAGCACACCCTTTTTAACTGAACATGGGAGGTGTAGTTGGTAAGGATGAATCTCATAAGGCTTTAATGCAAGAGACAAAGCTTGAAGCCAAAATAATTGAGGCCGTGCGCAAGAGAGAAGCTCAGGGGAGTTCGATGAAGTCCTTTAACAGcattatcttaaaatttcCCAAGATTGACGAGAGTTTCAGGAAATGCAAAACCACATTCGAAGAATTTGGTAAGTATTCTTCAATAGGTACATATTTTTACGGCTACTATCTGTGGTTTTTATGCTGTGAAATCTGAAGATCAATGTTCGTTGTCGGTTGGAAATTGTTAACTTGTTGTTTCCTATGAAATCGGACCATTCTTTAGTTTCTTCCttttaaattcttatgaaCATTTGCATGCTCTTAATGGTGGGTTTGGTGCCGAATTCTTCTGTTCTCCGCTCATcccaataaaaatacatgCGAATACTTGAAAAGCCTTGTAACTAGAATCTGTCTGTTTGTCCTAATAGATGAGGATGGAAATGGTTCGATAGAGCCACAAGAGCTGAAACACTGCTTCCGCAAGCTGGAGATTAAGTTCACTGATGAGGAGATCGATGATCTATTTGAGGCATGTGATATAAATGAAGACATGAGAATAAAATTCAACGAATTTATCGTTCTGCTTTGCCTCGTCTATCTTCTGAAGGAATATCCAACTGCCGAGCAAGATGTATCCAGAATACTCTATTAAGTTTATTGCTTCACCAGTTTTGTTATAAATGAATCTGACATTTAAAATGCCTTCTTATGTTTGGTGCTTGCTTTTGCTTTCAATTAAGAGATGATACATGAATgacaaaaatttttaaattgcgTAGACCATCGCAGGCTTTTTTCGTCATTCTTTCTCATTTCTGGGAGCTCCTTTTATCACCAAGAACTCGAGTTCAGATTTTTCCCTCCACCAATATGTTACTTGTTTGTACTCCATGACATTGATAGAAATCGCAGAGAGGAATGCCAAATCTCGAGGCTACTTTTGAGACATTAGTGGATACATTTGTGTTTTTGGACAAGAACAGGGACGGTTATGTGAGCAGAAATGAGATGGTCCATGCGATTAATGAAACTACCACAGGAGAACGGTCTTCTGGGAGAATAGCCATGAAAAGATTCGGTCAGtactgtctctctctctctcacacacacacaaaccatGTACATGCCGATTCTTCTTATTATTGGAAGTCGGTAGCTGATTCTGATCTAGACTCAGTTTCATAATATggttattcaaaaaattctattttcgCTTGTGAAATTTTGATGCTCATCAAGCCCTTTGTTGCCGCTTTGTGCAGAGGAAATGGACTGGGACAAGAACGGAATGGTAAACTTCAAGgaatttctttttgcttttactCATTGGGTCGGGATTGAAGATATGGACGACGAGGAAGGGGAAGGCAACATGTGATCGAAATTTTCAAAGCAAGTCATATAGTGATTCAAGATCCTGCCCGCATAGTTTTCCTGAAGAGAGGTGATCCTGGCTGCAGACCATTATCTGCCTTTTCCAATAATTCTGATAGTTAAGGAATGAAGATCGAATCCTGTTATGGGCTCTCCACATTTATGATGTAAATGGACTATCTCCATGTCCAAATTGCATCACCAGGAAACTGCAGATGCCACCCCGTTTTGCTATATAGGCTATGTTTTTTCTGCTGTTGTTTTCAAATTCGACGTTAGGCGCTACAGTGTAGGGTACGGTTGGATTGCTGGCAGAACAAGGAAAATAGTGATTCTGATGTATAGAAGCTCGCGTCTCATATTAGTTGCAGACAGTTTCTggatcaatttatataatgggGTTTCGTTTTTGTCCTTCTGTTCTTGCTTGTTTAATTGAGTTATGAAGATTGGTACTGT contains:
- the LOC105176552 gene encoding ubiquitin-conjugating enzyme E2 28 is translated as MASKRIQKELKDLQKDPPASCSAGPVGEDMFHWQATIMGPSDSPFSGGVFLVTIHFPPDYPFKPPKVSFKTKVYHPNINSNGSICLDILKDQWSPALTISKVLLSICSLLTDPNPDDPLVPEIAHMYKTDRVKYETTARSWTQKYAMG
- the LOC105176553 gene encoding probable calcium-binding protein CML21, whose translation is MGGVVGKDESHKALMQETKLEAKIIEAVRKREAQGSSMKSFNSIILKFPKIDESFRKCKTTFEEFDEDGNGSIEPQELKHCFRKLEIKFTDEEIDDLFEACDINEDMRIKFNEFIVLLCLVYLLKEYPTAEQDKSQRGMPNLEATFETLVDTFVFLDKNRDGYVSRNEMVHAINETTTGERSSGRIAMKRFEEMDWDKNGMVNFKEFLFAFTHWVGIEDMDDEEGEGNM